In Beggiatoa leptomitoformis, the genomic window GAATCTAAACACATGCTAATTAAAGCCCTTGTGCTTATAACCCCTGATTCAGACAATATTATAGTGTTAGATAATTGATGCCGTTGCTTGCGGATGTTGTCGCTCGCTAGGGGCAAGTATCCGATTTAATGCGTTGAGATAGGCTTTAGCAGAAGCGATTAAAATATCCGTATCCGCCCCTTGTCCATTCACTATTCGCCCTTCTTTCTCCAAGCGCACACTTACTTCACCCTGCGCATCCGTGCCATTAGTCACGTTACTCACAGAATAGACTAACAATTTTACTTGGCTATTTGCCAACTGCTCGATTGCCTTGAAAGTTGCATCCACAGGGCCACTACCCTTGGCTTCACACGTCAACTCATCCCCTGCAATATTCAAGGTAATCTGTGCTTGAGGCATCTCCCCCATCTCGGAAACGACGCGCATTGTCACCAACTTAATCCGCTCATTTTCACCCGTAGAAACATCCGTCATAAGTGCCTGCAAATCCTCATCATAAATCTCGTGTTTTTTATCCGCGAGTGCTTTAAAACGGGTAAATGCCGCATTCAACTCTTCTTCTGTCTTAAACTCAATATTGAGCTGTTTCAAATGGGTTTTAAACGCATTCCGTCCCGAATGTTTCCCCAACACCATACGATTGGTTGTCCAACCCACATCTTCCGCCCGCATAATTTCGTAAGTTTCACGGTTTTTTAATACCCCGTCCTGATGAATACCTGATTCATGTGCAAACGCATTCGTACCGACGATAGCCTTATTCGGCTGCACAGGAAAACCCGTAATATTCGAAACTAACCGAGAACAATTAAGAATTTGTGTTGTATCAATCGTTGTTTGACAAGGGAAAATATCCTGTCGTGTCCGTACTGCCATCACCACTTCTTCTAAGGCTGCATTACCCGCCCGCTCACCTAAGCCATTGATAGTACACTCTACCTGACGCGCACCATTCATCACCGCAGAAAGCGAATTAGCCACTGCTAAGCCTAAATCATTATGACAATGCACAGAAAAAATCGCCTTATCCGAATTAGGCACACGTTCCCGCACAGTACGAATTAACTGCCCAAACAAATGCGGAATTTTATAACCCACTGTATCGGGAATATTAATCGTTGTAGCCCCCGCCTCAATTGCCGCCTCAACTACCCGACAGAGAAAATCAACATCGGAACGTGCCGCATCTTCAGGAGAAAACTCTACATTATCAGTATATTGACGCGCCCGCTTTACGGCTCTAATCGCTTGTTCCAACACCATTTCGGGCGACATTTGGAGCTTATGCGCCATGTGCAACGCAGACGTTGAAATAAACGTATGAATACGGGGAGAAACTGCCCCTTTTAATGCTTCAGCAGCGCGGTCTATATCGGCATCTAATGCACGGGCTAAACTACACACCGTAGAATCTTTCACCACCTGTGCAACGGCGCGTACTGCCTCAAAATCACCAACGCTTGCGATTGCAAAACCCGCTTCAATCACATCAACCCGTAATTTTTCTAAGGCTTTCGCAATCCGTACTTTTTCCTCTTTTGTCATGGATGCACCGGGGCTTTGCTCCCCATCGCGCAATGTCGTATCGAAAATAATGAGTTTATCTTGGCTCATGGTTCTGCTCCAAAAAATAGAATGATTGTTTTGATTGAAATAAAAAGATGAAAACTGTCGCGTATTAAGTTTGCCCCAACGACAAGGGCGAGTGTTATCTATTTAGCCCTGAACTAGGGCAGCAGCAGGAGAGACAGAACCAGCAGAGAAGAAGGACGTAACACTGCCTGCTCGGAGCGAGCATAAAGACAAAAATTGTCGGCTATAGTGATAGTCATTAGCGATAAGAGGAAAAGTAAACAAATGAGTCTGAATGATAGCTAGATTTTTAAAGTTTGCCAAGTATTCTTAAAAACGGATAGTGCTAAATAAACCATGAGTTATTGTAATCACTCATAAAATATAAGGTAGCTCTGGTGTGATTCTCTATCTTCTTGGTGAAAGATAAGGAGTTCCTCTCTAAATGACTGACTTGCTATCTTAACCTGTTGTTAAATTAACCAACAGAATTAGTGAGTCTCATAATGCTCGCCTCAGCATCTCTGTTTCCAAAGGCAATCCCGATAACTTTACGGCTATCTGTCAAGGCATCCAAACCTTGCGTTGATGCGACCCAACGAATGACCATATATCACCACATTCTAAGCACAACTGTCTTGTTTTCTAACCAATTATCTAAACCGTTGTAACTTATATTCTTTAAGGATTACCAATTAAAATAATTCTCTTTCCTTGTTCCCAAACAGCATTTTGGAGCGAGCGTTTTTTTTAAAATGTAGAGGGGTAAGTTCTCGTTTCTGTAATACATGGGGATAGAGAAAAAATATCTTGATACGCTGCTCGAAAATGGCTTAATCAGGCACTAAATATGCTAAATAAC contains:
- a CDS encoding 2-isopropylmalate synthase codes for the protein MSQDKLIIFDTTLRDGEQSPGASMTKEEKVRIAKALEKLRVDVIEAGFAIASVGDFEAVRAVAQVVKDSTVCSLARALDADIDRAAEALKGAVSPRIHTFISTSALHMAHKLQMSPEMVLEQAIRAVKRARQYTDNVEFSPEDAARSDVDFLCRVVEAAIEAGATTINIPDTVGYKIPHLFGQLIRTVRERVPNSDKAIFSVHCHNDLGLAVANSLSAVMNGARQVECTINGLGERAGNAALEEVVMAVRTRQDIFPCQTTIDTTQILNCSRLVSNITGFPVQPNKAIVGTNAFAHESGIHQDGVLKNRETYEIMRAEDVGWTTNRMVLGKHSGRNAFKTHLKQLNIEFKTEEELNAAFTRFKALADKKHEIYDEDLQALMTDVSTGENERIKLVTMRVVSEMGEMPQAQITLNIAGDELTCEAKGSGPVDATFKAIEQLANSQVKLLVYSVSNVTNGTDAQGEVSVRLEKEGRIVNGQGADTDILIASAKAYLNALNRILAPSERQHPQATASII